A single Elaeis guineensis isolate ETL-2024a chromosome 15, EG11, whole genome shotgun sequence DNA region contains:
- the LOC105058491 gene encoding uncharacterized protein isoform X1: MAAAGPSRGPVDGEEQVQVRRRTLEAVLEQCRLALELLQDADLDPVPARDAAAGEEEGSTPRSLSTVDQDFDELCDLLKSKVESSDFLEKLGSNKSVPHNMSDENASWDMVSMTDLWEDKHIGGSDESDPDGYVLVKQEDIVEGIACFMAECLLSLKQTKELTPNQLQEALSKTFSVKKKKSILRKAWDGGKVIYNLGSWSATAVGIYQNPAMLEAAAAAFWSSCRVISKLI; encoded by the exons ATGGCGGCGGCGGGGCCGTCCCGTGGCCCAGTTGACGGGGAGGAGCAGGTGCAGGTGCGGCGGAGGACCCTGGAGGCGGTGCTGGAGCAGTGCCGGCTAGCCCTCGAGCTGCTCCAGGACGCCGACCTCGACCCGGTTCCCGCCAGGGATGCGGCGGCGGGGGAGGAGGAGGGTTCGACGCCGCGCTCTCTCTCTACCGTTGATCAGGATTTCGATGAG CTGTGTGATCTTCTCAAGTCTAAAGTTGAATCATCTGACTTTCTTGAAAAGCTTGGAAGCAACAAGTCAGTTCCTCACAATATGTCTG ATGAGAATGCATCTTGGGATATGGTTAGCATGACAGATTTGTGGGAAGATAAGCACATTGGTGGGAGTGATGAATCAGATCCTGATGGTTATGTTCTTGTCAAGCAAGAGGACATAGTGGAGGGGATTGCTTGCTTCATGGCCGAATGCCTATTATCACTGAAACAAACTAAA GAATTAACTCCCAATCAACTTCAAGAAG CCCTCAGCAAAACATTCtctgtgaaaaagaagaaaagtataCTTCGGAAGGCATGGGATGGAGGCAAAGTTATTTATAACCTGGGTTCCTGGAGTGCAACTGCTGTAGG CATATACCAGAATCCAGCAATGCTTGAAGCAGCCGCTGCAGCCTTTTGGTCTTCCTGCCGTGTGATTTCAAAGTTAATATGA
- the LOC105058491 gene encoding uncharacterized protein isoform X2 — MAAAGPSRGPVDGEEQVQVRRRTLEAVLEQCRLALELLQDADLDPVPARDAAAGEEEGSTPRSLSTVDQDFDELCDLLKSKVESSDFLEKLGSNKSVPHNMSDENASWDMVSMTDLWEDKHIGGSDESDPDGYVLVKQEDIVEGIACFMAECLLSLKQTKFHIAGINSQSTSRSPQQNILCEKEEKYTSEGMGWRQSYL; from the exons ATGGCGGCGGCGGGGCCGTCCCGTGGCCCAGTTGACGGGGAGGAGCAGGTGCAGGTGCGGCGGAGGACCCTGGAGGCGGTGCTGGAGCAGTGCCGGCTAGCCCTCGAGCTGCTCCAGGACGCCGACCTCGACCCGGTTCCCGCCAGGGATGCGGCGGCGGGGGAGGAGGAGGGTTCGACGCCGCGCTCTCTCTCTACCGTTGATCAGGATTTCGATGAG CTGTGTGATCTTCTCAAGTCTAAAGTTGAATCATCTGACTTTCTTGAAAAGCTTGGAAGCAACAAGTCAGTTCCTCACAATATGTCTG ATGAGAATGCATCTTGGGATATGGTTAGCATGACAGATTTGTGGGAAGATAAGCACATTGGTGGGAGTGATGAATCAGATCCTGATGGTTATGTTCTTGTCAAGCAAGAGGACATAGTGGAGGGGATTGCTTGCTTCATGGCCGAATGCCTATTATCACTGAAACAAACTAAA TTTCATATTGCAGGAATTAACTCCCAATCAACTTCAAGAAG CCCTCAGCAAAACATTCtctgtgaaaaagaagaaaagtataCTTCGGAAGGCATGGGATGGAGGCAAAGTTATTTATAA